A genomic stretch from Glaciecola nitratireducens FR1064 includes:
- a CDS encoding AraC family transcriptional regulator yields the protein MNPIYKQKILTALTYIESNLAQPLNLDVVSNHCHFSPFHFHRIFSGVMNETLNNYVGRKRLEKAVNLLVFRRELSITNIAFDCGFSSSANFAKSVKKYFGYSPTEIRSPKPDELPNIGDIFSKYGKKFNPNELYPAPIDQTRQNNNQMNVEVKTIERKRLCKLVSKGGYEPESLFETWDILNHWAKIQGIPEETQYRLAWCYDNPSLTAAHKCQYEASIEIDNTVTVNEPFGVGDLPEGKYAVIYVKGSPEDITQAQLYLFSCWLPDSGFEPDNLPMLERYLNDVRVDGFLESEIMLKLKVLT from the coding sequence ATGAATCCTATTTATAAACAAAAAATTTTGACCGCGCTCACCTATATTGAATCAAATCTAGCGCAACCTCTTAATTTGGACGTAGTATCAAATCATTGTCATTTTTCACCTTTTCACTTTCATCGTATTTTTAGTGGTGTGATGAATGAAACATTGAACAATTATGTCGGGAGAAAACGGCTAGAAAAAGCAGTTAATTTATTGGTGTTTCGAAGAGAGCTGAGTATCACAAATATTGCATTTGATTGTGGCTTTTCGTCTAGCGCTAATTTTGCTAAATCTGTTAAAAAATATTTTGGTTATAGTCCCACCGAAATTCGGTCACCAAAGCCTGATGAGCTGCCCAATATTGGCGATATTTTTAGCAAATACGGAAAAAAATTCAATCCTAATGAGTTATACCCCGCACCGATAGACCAAACTCGACAAAACAACAATCAGATGAATGTGGAGGTTAAAACAATAGAGCGAAAACGTTTATGCAAATTAGTATCGAAAGGTGGTTATGAGCCAGAGTCGTTATTTGAAACATGGGATATATTAAATCATTGGGCTAAAATTCAAGGAATACCTGAGGAAACGCAATATAGGTTAGCTTGGTGTTATGACAACCCTTCATTGACAGCTGCTCACAAGTGCCAATATGAAGCGTCGATAGAAATTGACAATACGGTAACTGTTAATGAACCGTTTGGGGTAGGAGATTTACCTGAAGGAAAATATGCGGTGATATATGTAAAAGGATCTCCAGAAGATATCACACAAGCACAGCTCTACCTATTTAGCTGTTGGTTGCCTGACAGTGGTTTCGAACCGGATAATTTACCCATGTTAGAACGTTATTTAAATGACGTTAGAGTCGACGGTTTTCTGGAATCTGAAATTATGCTTAAGCTAAAAGTGTTAACCTAA
- a CDS encoding M14 family metallopeptidase yields MRKPINAAVCAGLLALSIGTSQASLLMKPTYNADLDYQSQMLTGNYNKALTHPDTILGFPIGQRVATPAQINQSIETWKTQTDRLHVIEYAKSHEGRPLHAVFISSPKNLEKMDEILAKLDSLSDPRKTSDAKAKQIIDELPAIAWMAYSIHGNETSGADAALTSIYHYAASEDPKVQQLLEDMIIVIDPMMNPDGRDRFAKSLEQYRGTAPNVDDQSLLHRGDWPYGRTNHYYFDLNRDFVYLTQPETKGRVKLINKWRPQLMIDGHEMGPQDTYLMGPPRQPLNFNIAPSVQKWAKTFSVDQGAAFDENGWRYYTGEWFENWYPGYSNYAEYRGSMHILYEQSRMAEDGVRRPEGTIQTYKESVHHQFVSTMANLESLQKHSKEMYKDYWSDRKSILDKDSPYANKTYVVLANNNQTRMNTLVEKLQAQDIEVYVADKEFKAKDATNHLGKTQTATVPKGSLIIPNRQPEARLLSAIMEFDAQILPETVQEERQKILREGQSIMYDTSAWNLTMMYGLEALTLPTNVTDDISPFTKSSQDQVKASKDAIAWAVNGDDDASVAFAARLMERGVQVRVIDKATQLGTESLVRGSVVVTITDNLNNANLLSLINETAAETALSIQNIKTGYGTGDTPEWGGEHFKLLTQPQIAILGQSGTSSNDVGVTWWSLDTHLGIRHTQLDSSALPRTDLRRYNVLIMPSAYSVSDTTANALKAWVEQGGTLITHDNSTQAIASKEFSKVKLVDDIFEDAEQYDIALQRRLLAQEPLGDMKDYFAMTVQEDLAYPWDDAPKRLSKEDLKKRNTWQKLFMPAGAMLSGDVDTQHWLTFGTSETLPLLYSRQPVLVVPENAEAVVTVGVYTDKKKVKKSKDDDDESKAIGWYTLPEDKEINIRMSGLLWPEAAQRIANSAYLTRESVGNGQIIMFSGEPIFRGATLGTNRLLLNAVVFGPGIGTRPNIVL; encoded by the coding sequence ATGCGAAAGCCCATTAATGCTGCAGTTTGTGCAGGATTACTTGCTTTATCGATTGGCACCAGTCAAGCAAGTTTGCTAATGAAACCCACCTATAATGCAGATTTAGATTATCAATCTCAGATGCTTACCGGTAATTACAACAAAGCCCTGACCCATCCAGACACAATTCTTGGCTTTCCAATCGGTCAGAGAGTAGCGACACCAGCACAAATTAATCAATCAATTGAAACTTGGAAGACGCAAACTGATCGCCTCCATGTAATTGAGTATGCTAAATCCCATGAAGGCAGACCTCTGCACGCCGTATTTATCTCTAGTCCAAAAAACTTGGAAAAAATGGATGAGATTTTAGCGAAACTAGATTCGCTGTCAGACCCCAGAAAAACATCCGATGCAAAAGCCAAGCAAATTATCGATGAATTACCTGCGATAGCCTGGATGGCCTATTCTATACATGGCAATGAAACATCCGGTGCCGATGCTGCACTAACCTCTATTTATCATTATGCAGCGTCGGAGGATCCTAAAGTACAGCAACTACTTGAAGACATGATTATCGTGATCGATCCGATGATGAACCCTGATGGCCGTGACCGTTTTGCAAAATCACTTGAGCAATACAGAGGAACCGCGCCAAATGTAGATGATCAATCCCTACTCCATCGCGGAGATTGGCCTTACGGTAGAACGAATCACTACTATTTTGATCTCAACAGAGATTTCGTCTATCTAACGCAGCCTGAAACAAAGGGCAGAGTTAAGCTCATCAATAAATGGCGCCCTCAGTTGATGATTGATGGCCATGAAATGGGGCCGCAAGACACATATCTAATGGGCCCGCCGAGACAGCCGCTCAATTTTAATATTGCACCGAGTGTACAAAAGTGGGCGAAGACCTTTTCAGTTGATCAAGGCGCTGCATTCGATGAAAACGGGTGGCGTTACTACACCGGAGAGTGGTTTGAGAACTGGTACCCTGGTTATTCGAACTATGCTGAATACAGAGGCTCTATGCATATTCTGTACGAGCAATCGCGCATGGCTGAGGACGGTGTAAGACGTCCAGAAGGAACTATTCAAACCTATAAAGAGTCCGTGCATCATCAATTTGTTAGCACAATGGCCAATTTAGAATCTTTGCAAAAACACAGTAAGGAAATGTATAAAGATTACTGGAGCGATAGAAAATCAATTCTAGATAAAGACAGTCCCTACGCGAATAAAACTTATGTTGTGTTAGCGAATAATAATCAGACTCGCATGAATACATTGGTTGAAAAGCTTCAGGCTCAAGATATTGAAGTGTATGTTGCTGATAAAGAGTTTAAAGCGAAAGATGCAACGAATCATTTGGGTAAAACACAAACAGCAACAGTGCCTAAAGGCAGTTTAATTATCCCTAATCGCCAGCCTGAGGCTCGCCTCTTATCTGCAATTATGGAGTTTGATGCACAAATTTTGCCTGAAACAGTGCAAGAAGAGCGTCAAAAAATTCTGCGTGAAGGTCAGTCAATAATGTATGACACTTCTGCTTGGAACTTAACCATGATGTACGGTTTGGAGGCTCTTACTTTGCCGACGAATGTGACAGATGACATAAGTCCGTTCACCAAAAGCAGTCAAGACCAAGTAAAAGCCTCTAAAGACGCAATTGCTTGGGCGGTAAATGGCGACGATGATGCTTCGGTGGCTTTTGCTGCACGACTTATGGAGCGCGGTGTGCAGGTGCGCGTCATTGATAAAGCAACACAATTGGGAACTGAAAGTTTAGTGCGAGGTTCAGTTGTTGTGACCATTACTGACAACCTAAATAATGCTAATTTACTGTCTTTAATCAACGAAACGGCAGCTGAAACAGCATTATCTATTCAAAATATAAAAACGGGTTATGGCACTGGCGATACACCAGAATGGGGTGGCGAGCACTTCAAGTTACTTACCCAGCCGCAAATTGCGATTCTCGGGCAGTCTGGTACGAGTAGTAATGATGTTGGTGTAACTTGGTGGAGCTTAGATACACATTTAGGTATTCGTCATACTCAACTAGACTCATCTGCCCTACCGCGCACCGACTTACGTCGATATAACGTGTTAATAATGCCGAGCGCTTACTCGGTTTCAGATACAACCGCGAATGCGCTAAAAGCGTGGGTTGAACAAGGCGGCACGTTGATTACGCATGACAACTCAACTCAAGCCATTGCGTCAAAAGAGTTCAGCAAAGTGAAGCTAGTTGACGATATCTTTGAAGATGCCGAGCAGTATGACATTGCTCTGCAGCGCAGGTTACTTGCACAAGAGCCATTGGGTGATATGAAAGATTATTTCGCAATGACAGTACAAGAAGACCTCGCATACCCTTGGGACGATGCGCCGAAAAGACTCAGCAAAGAGGATCTTAAAAAGCGCAACACATGGCAAAAGTTATTTATGCCTGCTGGTGCAATGCTTTCGGGTGACGTTGACACTCAACATTGGTTAACCTTTGGAACATCAGAGACCTTGCCACTGCTTTATAGTCGCCAACCTGTTTTAGTTGTGCCTGAAAATGCGGAAGCCGTTGTGACCGTTGGTGTTTATACCGATAAGAAGAAGGTGAAAAAATCGAAAGATGATGATGATGAAAGCAAAGCTATTGGATGGTATACACTGCCTGAAGACAAAGAAATCAATATTCGCATGAGCGGACTGTTGTGGCCTGAAGCAGCGCAGAGAATTGCTAACTCAGCGTACTTAACGAGAGAAAGTGTCGGTAACGGTCAGATTATTATGTTTTCTGGAGAGCCAATATTTAGAGGGGCAACCTTGGGCACGAATCGACTGTTGTTAAATGCAGTTGTGTTCGGTCCCGGTATCGGTACGCGTCCAAATATAGTGTTATAA
- a CDS encoding DUF547 domain-containing protein, producing the protein MNILKRVINFSVFFLYVTSSHAVSENDIPFKFKGASPDSNLRINFDVVDLLLDASVLEMGLSKRTRGKVNQAGTGTRLTQSVNRRTDNEGNKFSYEFFKGNEQKKNLIAVKSYLENLPSKTPLNLFNKREQLAYWLNLYNVSLINEIVKKYPKRVLKSFLTGKDSIFEQKILYVAGVNLSLNDIQYKILKEQYNNDALILYGLYQGIVGGPDIRKEAFTGKNVYELLEDNAINFVNSNRGTSVDTKLHKVKTSYFYLQNSTYFPNFNNDLKRHLLLYANDDIRGEIMLSKQLNPNITNWKVTDLYGTTRTFGGGSTVIVLNSDLEFQYDKQSLGKISGTQITKLRELMSVRAKNLGGTSVTVTDLPSGDEN; encoded by the coding sequence ATGAATATTCTAAAAAGAGTTATCAATTTTTCAGTCTTTTTTTTGTATGTCACTTCTAGTCATGCGGTCTCTGAAAATGATATTCCTTTTAAGTTTAAAGGAGCTTCTCCAGATTCTAATCTAAGAATAAATTTTGATGTAGTTGATTTATTATTAGATGCAAGTGTTCTTGAAATGGGGCTATCTAAACGTACGAGAGGAAAAGTTAATCAAGCCGGCACAGGTACACGTCTTACTCAATCCGTAAATAGAAGAACAGACAATGAAGGAAATAAATTTTCTTATGAGTTTTTTAAAGGTAACGAACAAAAGAAAAATTTAATTGCAGTTAAGAGCTATTTAGAGAATTTGCCATCTAAAACACCTCTAAATTTATTTAATAAACGTGAGCAACTGGCTTATTGGCTTAATTTATATAATGTTAGCCTTATAAATGAAATTGTTAAGAAATACCCTAAAAGAGTTTTAAAATCATTCTTAACCGGAAAAGACTCTATATTTGAACAAAAAATACTTTATGTCGCAGGAGTGAATTTAAGCCTAAACGATATTCAATACAAGATATTGAAAGAACAATATAATAATGATGCACTGATTTTATATGGGCTTTATCAAGGTATTGTAGGTGGTCCTGATATTAGAAAAGAAGCTTTTACCGGCAAAAATGTATATGAGTTGCTTGAAGATAATGCTATCAATTTTGTCAATTCTAATCGAGGTACCTCAGTCGATACAAAACTCCACAAGGTGAAAACATCTTATTTTTATCTACAAAACTCTACATATTTCCCTAATTTTAATAACGACCTTAAACGGCACTTGTTGCTTTATGCTAATGATGATATTCGCGGTGAGATAATGCTATCTAAACAACTCAATCCAAATATAACAAATTGGAAGGTAACTGATTTATATGGAACTACTCGAACTTTCGGTGGAGGATCCACCGTAATTGTATTGAATTCTGACCTTGAGTTTCAGTATGATAAACAGTCATTGGGTAAAATATCGGGTACGCAAATAACCAAATTGAGAGAACTGATGTCTGTTAGAGCAAAAAATTTAGGTGGAACCTCAGTCACAGTAACAGATCTTCCATCTGGAGATGAAAATTAA
- a CDS encoding DUF1330 domain-containing protein — MQTSYLNPTDESAKKLFSKRISGEVIMLNLLRFKEIADYSQYSDIAPITPITGKEAYQLYIDQTLPFLEKSGGEIMLLGKSEHFFIGPMEEKWDLVMIIKQKSLDSFLSFASDPKYQVVIGHREAAIDDSRLLPIEAISSLL; from the coding sequence ATGCAAACTAGCTACTTAAATCCAACTGACGAATCAGCAAAGAAACTATTTTCAAAACGAATAAGCGGCGAAGTTATTATGCTGAACTTGCTTCGTTTTAAAGAAATTGCAGACTATAGTCAATATTCTGATATAGCCCCTATAACACCTATAACAGGAAAAGAGGCCTATCAACTCTATATTGATCAAACGTTGCCGTTCTTAGAGAAAAGTGGTGGTGAAATTATGCTACTTGGAAAAAGTGAACATTTTTTTATTGGCCCAATGGAAGAAAAGTGGGACTTAGTGATGATAATAAAGCAAAAGTCATTAGATAGTTTTCTTTCGTTTGCGTCTGACCCAAAGTATCAAGTTGTGATAGGGCATAGAGAGGCAGCAATTGATGATTCAAGGTTATTACCTATTGAAGCGATAAGTTCTCTTTTATAA